The following coding sequences lie in one Thalassoglobus polymorphus genomic window:
- a CDS encoding FtsK/SpoIIIE domain-containing protein translates to MQPTSLLSNGKSTAEKSNREHQWPDHPDRNQSELPSPSQSPIISNRKKNIKLVEARMSDYGSLLTRFAVDVAERRRQEERLSELKAGPSPEQVDLRAQLETAKERYSQEIKQLEEEYLSVRNDTSDHFQKELEQHQNSYEMLVRSLNAQADQAASQLEQKREDSEWVVSSVLDDSAEDSPLREYQKFESIQLKTQEEQESFLLAFETQLKSLAEERNWTIDETPPHGRAYKKAAGALEQFKKIIETSDSVFQTLRSLIIPRLFSGFRGLAVFAVFTLIATIPIYMFVDPSLAGVQGVRFQPSWVGIASGGGMVAGLLMTTILYSLGAMRQSDLFRQLEQLHNDAQWSHAQWMNLVQEDLKKQGKIRDAKQRRIERERDLALNRYEATHAEIIRGIETERQENLKQEEAKYTEERAETISQRDRQLQQIDSGHQRRLDEAKTRWGEMIENLESRLNQIQSEQSRQNTELWTSLKSFWETSCNQFLETINTINQADQATNQDWNDITVENWSPSKTMPRGIRHGRLNIDLHNWPDAIPEEMRLAPRTTTFSLPGQVEFPGTTSTLFKSPNHTARTQAIDALQTMMLRMLLLIPPGKLRFTLIDPIGLGESFGGFMHLADYDELMVTNRIWTETGQIEARLADLTEHMENVFQTYLRNEFQTIEEYNESAGEVAEPYHVLVISDFPAKFSEIAARRLVSIVNSGPRCGVYTLMNMDPTKPLPNNFELTDLVPHMTSYEWRDENFHATEPALAPWPISLDPPPEPVQFTSIVKMVGEASKDARRVEVSFDRIAPQPSEIWSRDSRHELEIPLGRAGATKLQTMRLGKGTSQHMLVAGKTGSGKSTFLHIMITNLALHYGPDEVNFFLIDFKKGVEFKDYATSHLPHAKVIAIESDREFGVSALQRLDQVLEERGELFRRHGVQDVAGFRDVNPNTPLPRILLIVDEFQEFFIEDDKLSDTASKLLDRLVRQGRAFGVHVILGSQTLGGAYSLARTTLGQVAVRVALQCSESDAHLILSEENTAARLLTRPGEAIYNDANGMMQGNHPFQIGWLGDQERREYLETLNKKTERLGIESDPPIVFEGNIPSDLRVNQELQKLGETFSTRENPLPAPTIWLGDAVEIQPPTAIQFHRQSGSHLLVVGQDSLTATGILTSAAITFAASSSAEPTFPTLHLFDGNPPETEEAKQWKTILNSLPTATQYVTPREAAESLESLTAELERRTENPDDQHPPVFVLIHNIAKFRDLRKVEDDYGLGGFGSSAEEKPADPGKLFSNLLTEGPIFGIHFVIWCDSYNNVERCFSRNTMKEFELRVAMQMNQADSSNLIESPIASRLGAHRAFLHREETGLSEKFRPYGVPPQEWLDQFTQTMKHGSIGGFATDLDEFSIL, encoded by the coding sequence ATGCAGCCAACTTCTTTACTCAGCAACGGCAAATCGACCGCCGAAAAATCGAACAGGGAGCATCAATGGCCCGATCATCCCGATCGAAACCAATCAGAGTTGCCCTCACCTTCTCAATCCCCGATCATTTCTAATCGGAAGAAGAACATAAAACTGGTTGAGGCCCGAATGTCTGACTACGGATCATTGCTCACACGCTTTGCGGTTGACGTCGCTGAACGACGGCGACAGGAAGAGCGATTGTCCGAATTAAAAGCCGGTCCCAGTCCAGAACAAGTCGACCTTCGAGCTCAGCTGGAGACTGCCAAAGAGCGGTACTCACAAGAAATCAAACAACTCGAAGAGGAGTACCTCTCTGTTCGCAACGACACGAGCGATCACTTCCAGAAGGAACTTGAACAACATCAGAACTCCTACGAGATGCTCGTTCGTAGCTTAAACGCCCAGGCGGATCAGGCCGCATCGCAACTCGAACAAAAACGCGAAGACAGCGAATGGGTTGTTTCGTCGGTGCTGGACGACTCTGCTGAAGACAGCCCGCTGCGTGAATACCAAAAGTTCGAGTCGATTCAACTGAAAACACAGGAAGAGCAGGAGAGTTTTCTGCTCGCTTTTGAGACGCAGTTGAAGAGTCTGGCTGAGGAGAGAAACTGGACGATCGATGAAACACCGCCACACGGGAGAGCCTACAAGAAAGCTGCCGGAGCTCTTGAGCAATTCAAAAAAATCATCGAAACCTCTGATTCAGTCTTCCAAACACTCCGCTCCTTGATCATCCCACGCCTGTTTTCCGGGTTTCGCGGCTTGGCTGTCTTCGCAGTCTTCACCTTGATTGCCACGATCCCGATCTACATGTTTGTCGACCCTTCACTCGCCGGCGTTCAGGGAGTCAGGTTTCAGCCGAGTTGGGTCGGTATCGCTTCCGGCGGGGGCATGGTAGCTGGCCTGCTGATGACGACAATCCTGTATTCGCTGGGCGCAATGCGTCAATCGGACCTGTTTCGCCAGCTTGAACAACTTCACAACGACGCACAATGGTCGCACGCACAATGGATGAACCTCGTTCAGGAAGACCTCAAAAAACAGGGAAAGATACGAGATGCAAAGCAACGACGCATTGAACGTGAGCGTGATCTCGCACTGAATCGCTACGAAGCGACTCACGCTGAGATCATCCGAGGAATCGAAACCGAACGTCAGGAGAATCTGAAACAGGAAGAAGCCAAATACACAGAAGAACGTGCAGAGACGATCTCTCAGCGAGATCGACAGCTTCAGCAAATTGATTCGGGACATCAAAGACGATTAGACGAAGCGAAAACACGCTGGGGCGAGATGATTGAGAATCTTGAATCCCGGTTAAATCAAATCCAGAGCGAGCAGAGTCGCCAGAACACAGAACTCTGGACCTCGTTGAAAAGTTTCTGGGAAACGTCATGCAATCAATTTCTTGAAACCATCAACACGATCAATCAGGCAGATCAGGCAACGAACCAGGACTGGAACGACATCACGGTGGAGAACTGGTCACCGAGCAAAACAATGCCGCGCGGAATCCGACATGGTCGTTTAAACATTGATCTCCACAACTGGCCGGACGCCATTCCAGAGGAAATGAGACTCGCCCCTCGAACAACAACGTTTTCACTTCCCGGACAAGTTGAATTCCCCGGAACGACCTCCACGTTGTTCAAGTCTCCGAACCACACAGCCCGAACCCAAGCCATCGATGCTCTGCAAACGATGATGCTACGGATGCTCTTACTGATCCCACCTGGCAAACTCCGCTTCACGTTGATCGACCCCATCGGCCTGGGTGAAAGTTTTGGCGGCTTCATGCACCTTGCAGACTACGATGAGTTAATGGTGACAAATCGAATCTGGACGGAGACCGGACAGATTGAAGCTCGTCTGGCAGATTTAACAGAGCATATGGAGAACGTCTTCCAAACCTACTTGCGAAACGAATTTCAAACGATTGAAGAATACAACGAGTCTGCCGGAGAAGTGGCAGAGCCGTATCATGTTCTCGTCATCAGCGATTTCCCGGCAAAATTCAGCGAGATTGCAGCACGTCGATTGGTCAGCATCGTGAATAGCGGACCACGGTGCGGGGTTTACACCTTGATGAACATGGACCCCACGAAACCGCTGCCGAACAATTTCGAATTGACCGACCTTGTCCCCCACATGACCAGCTACGAGTGGCGGGATGAGAATTTTCATGCGACAGAACCCGCCTTGGCTCCCTGGCCGATTAGTCTTGATCCTCCTCCTGAACCGGTTCAGTTTACGTCCATCGTCAAGATGGTGGGAGAGGCATCCAAAGACGCACGGCGAGTGGAAGTCTCCTTTGACCGAATCGCTCCTCAACCAAGTGAAATCTGGAGCCGGGATTCGCGACACGAACTCGAAATCCCCTTGGGCCGGGCGGGAGCGACCAAGTTGCAAACGATGCGACTGGGTAAAGGAACTTCCCAACATATGTTGGTCGCCGGAAAAACCGGTTCCGGGAAGTCGACTTTTTTGCACATCATGATTACCAACCTGGCGCTGCATTACGGTCCCGATGAAGTAAATTTCTTCCTGATCGACTTCAAGAAAGGAGTCGAATTCAAAGATTACGCAACGAGCCATTTGCCGCACGCGAAAGTGATCGCGATTGAAAGTGACCGCGAATTCGGTGTGAGTGCGTTACAACGACTCGATCAAGTCCTCGAAGAACGTGGTGAATTGTTTCGCCGGCATGGCGTACAGGATGTGGCTGGGTTTCGTGATGTGAATCCGAACACTCCTCTGCCTCGCATCTTGCTCATTGTCGATGAATTCCAGGAATTCTTCATTGAAGATGACAAACTCAGCGACACCGCTTCAAAACTGTTGGACCGTCTGGTTCGGCAAGGACGTGCATTTGGTGTCCATGTGATTCTCGGATCACAAACCCTCGGTGGGGCGTACTCTTTAGCGCGGACAACCTTGGGGCAAGTTGCGGTGCGTGTCGCTTTGCAGTGCAGCGAATCCGATGCACATTTGATTCTCAGCGAAGAGAACACTGCAGCCCGACTCCTCACACGTCCGGGAGAAGCGATCTACAACGATGCCAACGGAATGATGCAAGGAAACCATCCGTTTCAAATTGGCTGGCTGGGAGATCAGGAGCGTCGCGAATACCTGGAGACCTTGAATAAGAAGACGGAACGCCTTGGAATTGAAAGCGATCCACCGATCGTCTTTGAAGGAAACATTCCGTCCGACCTGCGCGTCAACCAAGAACTCCAGAAGCTGGGAGAGACCTTCTCGACAAGAGAAAACCCTCTGCCCGCCCCGACGATCTGGCTGGGCGATGCCGTTGAAATTCAACCACCCACAGCGATTCAATTCCATCGCCAAAGCGGAAGCCATCTTCTCGTCGTCGGACAGGATTCCCTCACAGCCACCGGAATTTTAACCTCTGCGGCAATCACGTTCGCAGCCTCCAGTTCTGCCGAACCAACATTTCCGACGCTCCACCTCTTTGATGGGAATCCTCCCGAAACGGAGGAAGCGAAGCAGTGGAAAACAATCTTGAACAGCCTGCCCACTGCCACTCAGTATGTCACCCCCCGAGAAGCAGCAGAGTCATTGGAATCTCTGACTGCAGAACTGGAACGCAGAACGGAAAACCCAGACGACCAACACCCTCCTGTCTTCGTCCTCATCCACAACATCGCCAAGTTTCGCGACCTGCGCAAAGTCGAAGACGACTACGGACTGGGAGGATTCGGAAGCTCTGCGGAGGAGAAACCGGCGGACCCGGGAAAACTTTTCTCGAACCTGCTCACAGAGGGACCAATCTTCGGGATTCATTTCGTGATCTGGTGCGATTCGTACAACAATGTCGAGCGTTGCTTCAGCCGAAACACAATGAAAGAGTTCGAACTTCGTGTCGCCATGCAAATGAATCAGGCCGACTCCAGCAATTTGATCGAATCGCCTATCGCATCCCGGTTGGGAGCGCATCGGGCCTTCCTGCATCGCGAAGAGACCGGATTGTCAGAAAAATTTCGGCCTTACGGAGTCCCACCGCAAGAATGGTTGGACCAATTCACCCAAACAATGAAGCACGGCTCCATTGGTGGATTCGCTACCGATCTGGATGAGTTCAGCATTCTGTAA
- a CDS encoding DUF1549 domain-containing protein — protein sequence MQYPKTTSLFAVLVVLIQSSQVSQAQTGTAQTATVPTSSLQTAAEVDRLLTELLQAEGAKIAPVANDEDFLRRVTLDLAGVVPSPKDVTLFGLNAHESKRAQMIDSLLASEDFGTLWGSYWRDVVFSRATEQRARLVRAKFEAWLVEQFNENRPWDEITRALITATGLVQETGETGLIFAHTGQPEELAAEISRIFMGIQMSCANCHDHPTDSWKREDFHQLAAFLPRITVRREEPSVPSSFAVRSLDSSSRRGRRQLDADRLLEMFDRNRDGELVKNEVRGPLAERFDRLLQNLDADKNKKLSKAELSSIGQMANNNPGAGAMEYYMPNLNDPASIGTLTQPVFFVPEVRGPELRDDADDLTRRHALVDYITSPSNPWFAKAFVNRIWAEMLGEGFYMPIDDMGPERVAMFEEVLDVLAAGFVENDYNVKWVFRTIANTQAYQRSLQPLDETDYVPPFASASPTRLRADQIYQSLGQVLGTPGGLQESAGRFRQAGMARRGGLDRRKQLFEQTFGVDPSTPKEDILGNVPQGLFMMNSPLLEQMIRGTGDTKLARILEDQTDDQDALSELYLLVLSREPTEKELKINTDYVSGVGDRTEAFEDIMWSLLNSTEFLSKR from the coding sequence ATGCAGTACCCGAAAACGACAAGCCTCTTTGCGGTTCTGGTCGTTCTGATTCAGTCCTCGCAGGTCTCGCAGGCACAAACTGGGACGGCACAAACTGCGACGGTTCCAACGTCCTCTCTGCAGACAGCAGCTGAGGTCGATCGTTTGCTGACTGAGCTTTTGCAGGCGGAGGGAGCAAAAATTGCCCCCGTTGCGAACGATGAAGATTTCTTGCGGCGAGTCACTCTCGATCTCGCTGGTGTTGTTCCATCTCCTAAAGATGTGACTCTTTTCGGACTCAACGCTCATGAATCGAAACGTGCTCAGATGATCGATTCTCTCCTTGCGTCCGAGGACTTTGGAACTCTGTGGGGAAGCTATTGGCGGGATGTCGTTTTCTCTCGGGCCACTGAGCAGCGTGCTCGTCTGGTTCGGGCGAAGTTTGAAGCTTGGCTCGTCGAACAGTTCAATGAAAACCGTCCATGGGATGAGATCACACGTGCCCTCATTACCGCAACCGGTCTCGTTCAGGAAACCGGCGAAACGGGTTTGATTTTCGCACATACCGGTCAGCCCGAAGAGTTGGCTGCCGAAATCTCTCGTATTTTCATGGGCATACAAATGAGTTGTGCCAACTGCCATGACCATCCAACTGACTCATGGAAGAGGGAAGATTTTCATCAACTGGCAGCTTTCCTCCCCAGGATCACTGTCCGTCGAGAAGAGCCGAGCGTCCCGTCCAGTTTTGCGGTTCGCTCTCTCGATTCAAGTTCGCGCAGAGGTCGTCGTCAGCTTGATGCTGATCGATTGCTCGAAATGTTTGATCGCAATCGCGATGGAGAGTTGGTGAAAAATGAAGTACGTGGACCACTTGCAGAGCGTTTCGACCGACTCCTGCAAAATCTGGATGCTGACAAAAACAAAAAACTCTCGAAGGCGGAACTCTCATCGATAGGGCAAATGGCGAACAACAATCCGGGTGCGGGGGCCATGGAATATTACATGCCCAACTTGAACGATCCTGCATCGATAGGAACGTTGACGCAACCAGTCTTTTTCGTTCCAGAAGTGCGCGGTCCAGAGCTTCGCGACGATGCCGACGACCTCACCCGCCGTCACGCTTTAGTTGACTATATTACATCACCTTCGAACCCCTGGTTTGCGAAAGCATTCGTGAATCGCATTTGGGCGGAGATGCTCGGCGAAGGGTTCTACATGCCGATTGATGACATGGGGCCAGAACGAGTTGCCATGTTTGAAGAGGTTCTCGACGTCCTCGCAGCTGGTTTTGTTGAAAATGACTACAACGTGAAGTGGGTCTTCAGAACGATTGCGAACACGCAAGCGTATCAGCGAAGTCTTCAACCACTTGACGAAACAGATTACGTCCCTCCGTTTGCTTCAGCTTCTCCGACTCGATTGCGTGCCGACCAGATCTACCAATCGCTCGGGCAGGTTCTTGGAACTCCGGGGGGACTTCAGGAATCCGCCGGACGATTTCGCCAGGCGGGTATGGCTCGTCGCGGTGGACTTGATCGCCGAAAACAGCTCTTCGAGCAAACCTTTGGGGTTGATCCTTCGACCCCCAAGGAAGACATCTTGGGGAACGTGCCTCAAGGGTTATTCATGATGAACAGCCCGCTTCTCGAACAAATGATTCGAGGAACCGGTGATACCAAACTGGCCAGAATTCTTGAGGATCAGACTGATGACCAAGATGCTTTGAGCGAACTTTACCTGTTGGTTCTTTCACGAGAGCCGACAGAGAAGGAATTGAAAATCAATACGGATTACGTCTCCGGCGTTGGGGATCGAACCGAAGCTTTTGAAGACATTATGTGGAGTCTGTTGAACTCCACGGAATTTCTCTCGAAGCGATAA
- a CDS encoding sugar phosphate isomerase/epimerase family protein, whose amino-acid sequence MPHLKPRSQQFSRREFLAASSASVAMLGMAGTSLAAQPIQRTGKPYMKLSLAAYSFNRYLPRNWPTPRDSESSMELTDFIDFCAEMDLDGTELTSYYFPEKVTQEYLMAIKAQTFRLGLDISGTAIGNDFCLPEGEARDAQLEMTRQWIDYSATMGAPVIRIFAGKIPKGDTEEAALERCTAGINESVAYAAEKGVVLALENHGGITSTPEQLLSIVSNVDDSPFFGVNFDSGNFRTEDPYGDLEKIAAYAVNAQVKVAINPNNKGKKSADFKRIISILKQANYRGYVVLEYEEKEDPKVQIPKYLDELRELIA is encoded by the coding sequence ATGCCACACCTCAAGCCTCGCTCTCAGCAATTTTCTCGCCGGGAATTCCTCGCTGCGTCATCCGCTTCAGTTGCTATGCTCGGAATGGCAGGCACCAGTTTGGCCGCTCAACCGATCCAGCGGACAGGTAAGCCCTACATGAAGCTGTCCTTGGCAGCCTACTCCTTCAATCGCTACCTCCCACGAAACTGGCCAACACCGCGAGATTCCGAATCATCAATGGAGCTCACCGACTTCATTGATTTTTGTGCAGAAATGGACCTCGATGGAACAGAACTTACCAGTTACTACTTCCCGGAGAAGGTCACTCAAGAATACCTCATGGCGATCAAGGCTCAGACATTCCGACTGGGTCTCGACATTTCTGGTACTGCCATCGGAAATGATTTCTGTTTGCCGGAAGGTGAAGCACGTGACGCTCAACTCGAAATGACTCGTCAGTGGATTGACTACTCAGCGACGATGGGAGCGCCCGTCATTCGCATCTTCGCTGGAAAAATCCCCAAGGGAGACACTGAAGAAGCAGCCTTGGAACGCTGTACCGCCGGCATCAACGAGTCGGTTGCCTACGCTGCCGAGAAAGGCGTTGTTCTGGCTTTAGAAAACCACGGAGGAATCACATCGACACCGGAACAACTCCTGTCGATCGTCAGCAACGTCGATGACTCTCCGTTCTTCGGAGTGAACTTCGACAGCGGAAACTTCCGCACCGAGGACCCTTACGGAGACCTCGAAAAGATCGCAGCGTACGCAGTGAACGCGCAAGTGAAAGTCGCCATCAACCCAAACAACAAAGGGAAGAAATCGGCCGACTTCAAACGGATCATCAGTATCCTCAAGCAGGCGAACTATCGCGGATACGTCGTTCTCGAGTACGAAGAAAAGGAAGACCCTAAAGTTCAGATTCCTAAGTATCTCGATGAACTCCGCGAATTAATTGCCTGA
- a CDS encoding sigma-70 family RNA polymerase sigma factor, with protein MRAILPQTAAQESLQTLRAMKIPYIPSTEPGAQDFVDALNSTPEMVYKKTEHTGNSASQPQFVGQLLTIEGEQWLFRRMNALKQRAIEQQNSLAEEAHSVAEFQQTLHQIDQARNEIVEANLRLVASLAGKFSHSGAEFDELVSEGNLILLNAVDKFDVGRGFRFSTYATHAIQRHFFRFLQRKQKRKKRETSVNSGVLSETTPEIQKDEPLDCHQVAETLLSRFEDCLDEREVAILRDRFGLNDEESPATLKVVSERVGLSKERVRQLQMRAIEKLQDLAIQLKLRLEPTF; from the coding sequence ATGAGAGCGATCCTCCCCCAAACTGCCGCTCAGGAGAGCCTGCAAACTCTCAGGGCTATGAAAATCCCCTATATTCCATCCACGGAACCGGGGGCTCAAGACTTCGTAGATGCTCTAAATTCAACACCTGAAATGGTGTACAAAAAGACTGAACACACGGGAAACTCAGCTTCTCAGCCTCAGTTCGTGGGGCAGTTATTGACGATTGAGGGAGAGCAGTGGTTGTTCCGGAGGATGAATGCCCTCAAGCAAAGAGCCATCGAGCAACAGAACAGCCTCGCTGAGGAGGCACATTCCGTGGCTGAATTTCAGCAGACGCTGCACCAGATTGATCAAGCACGAAACGAGATTGTTGAAGCCAATCTTCGTCTTGTTGCTTCTCTGGCCGGCAAGTTTTCCCATTCAGGAGCTGAGTTTGACGAGTTAGTCAGTGAAGGGAATTTAATTCTTCTCAACGCAGTCGACAAATTCGACGTGGGTCGTGGCTTCCGGTTCAGTACATACGCCACGCATGCAATTCAGCGGCACTTCTTTCGCTTCTTGCAAAGAAAGCAGAAACGCAAAAAACGAGAAACCTCAGTCAATTCGGGGGTTCTTTCCGAAACAACCCCCGAAATCCAGAAGGACGAGCCGCTGGACTGTCATCAGGTCGCTGAAACTTTGCTTTCGCGTTTCGAAGACTGCCTCGATGAGCGAGAAGTCGCAATTCTTCGTGATCGATTTGGTCTGAATGACGAAGAGTCGCCAGCGACTTTGAAGGTCGTTTCCGAACGAGTCGGGCTCAGCAAAGAGCGAGTACGTCAATTGCAGATGCGGGCAATCGAGAAATTACAGGATCTAGCCATTCAACTCAAATTACGCTTAGAGCCGACTTTTTAA
- a CDS encoding 2,3-bisphosphoglycerate-independent phosphoglycerate mutase, with protein MPDVHALTRALQKKNDSKIVLLVADGLGGAPLSPGGKTELETAQTPNLDKVCQNGTSGLSHPIMPGITVGSGPGHLGLFGYDPWEYQIGRGVLEALGIDFDLGPKDVAIRGNFCTLDDGGNISDRRAGRIPNEVGAPLCEKLNKIEIPGVEVFVRHVKEYRLVIVFRGDGLGGDVYDTDPQATGVPPLEPQPKKEGSERTIEVAKEFLRQAREILKDDAPANFLTLRGIANMPPIPTFEEAYGTKAAAIAVYPMYRGLARLVSMDVLDAGQTLEDQCGRLEQAWDDYDFFFMHYKYTDSTGEDGNFDAKVKRIEELDAAIPRITGLDPTVLIVTGDHSTPSLLKSHSWHPVPTVISAKSCRTDGVSTFGEQQCIQGGLGQFESKYLMPMALAHAGRLEKYGA; from the coding sequence ATGCCAGACGTTCACGCACTGACCCGTGCTCTTCAAAAGAAAAATGATTCCAAAATTGTACTCCTTGTCGCCGATGGGCTTGGTGGGGCTCCGCTTTCTCCAGGCGGCAAGACCGAGCTAGAAACAGCACAGACACCGAACCTGGACAAGGTGTGCCAGAACGGAACTTCAGGGCTCAGTCATCCGATTATGCCCGGAATTACGGTCGGCAGCGGTCCCGGACACCTTGGGTTGTTCGGTTACGACCCTTGGGAATACCAGATCGGTCGCGGCGTTCTTGAAGCATTGGGGATTGATTTTGATCTCGGTCCGAAGGATGTCGCCATTCGCGGGAATTTCTGTACTCTCGACGATGGAGGCAATATTAGCGACCGTCGAGCGGGTCGAATCCCGAATGAAGTGGGCGCACCACTCTGCGAGAAACTCAACAAAATTGAGATTCCCGGCGTCGAAGTTTTCGTTCGACACGTCAAAGAGTACCGACTTGTGATTGTGTTCCGTGGTGACGGACTTGGTGGAGATGTTTATGACACTGATCCACAAGCGACCGGTGTTCCGCCTCTTGAACCTCAGCCGAAGAAAGAGGGTTCTGAGCGGACGATTGAAGTTGCCAAGGAGTTCCTGAGACAGGCTCGCGAGATTCTGAAAGATGATGCACCTGCCAACTTCCTGACGCTTCGCGGCATCGCCAACATGCCACCGATTCCGACCTTTGAAGAAGCCTACGGGACAAAAGCAGCTGCGATTGCGGTCTACCCGATGTATCGTGGCTTGGCTCGTCTGGTAAGTATGGATGTTCTCGATGCAGGGCAAACTCTGGAAGATCAGTGCGGTCGTCTCGAGCAGGCTTGGGATGACTACGACTTCTTCTTCATGCACTACAAATACACCGATTCCACTGGTGAAGATGGGAACTTCGATGCCAAAGTGAAGCGGATCGAAGAACTTGACGCTGCCATTCCACGTATCACCGGTCTCGACCCCACAGTTCTCATTGTCACCGGAGATCACAGTACTCCGAGTTTGTTGAAGTCGCACAGCTGGCATCCGGTTCCGACTGTGATTTCGGCGAAATCGTGTCGGACTGACGGAGTCTCTACCTTCGGAGAGCAGCAGTGCATTCAGGGTGGATTGGGACAGTTCGAGTCGAAGTATTTGATGCCGATGGCCCTCGCACACGCTGGTCGGTTGGAAAAGTATGGTGCCTAA
- a CDS encoding DUF1501 domain-containing protein, with amino-acid sequence MATSLHESIALTRNRLSRRRFLHHVSAAGVATGMLGFRDMISLQAEELRRQGKSMILLWMAGGPSQMETFDPKPKHANGGETRVISTSIPGVQISEHWPSMAKMMNEVSLIRSMTNKEGNHQRATYQMHTGYIPSGSVKHPGIGSCIAQQLADPETDLPSVVSIGQTQGAGFLGVDYEPFNVNSPGEMPLNLATSKTDQRFSRRLGLLGKLDGEFAARGAQAEVRSHQQLYNKASKLVLSPRTETFDLSKESEELTRAYGDSDFGRSCLLARRLVESGVTFVEIRSNGWDTHQDNFTAVANKANEVDPAAATLLQDLKDRGMLDDTLVVWTGEFGRSPRVNARGGRDHFPVAFNSWMAGSGVKRGQVIGSTSKDGTSIEDRPVPVADFLQSVCHSLNVDADHENISPLGRPMKVVDGGELVDELFT; translated from the coding sequence ATGGCGACTTCACTCCACGAATCGATTGCTCTGACAAGGAACCGGCTTAGCCGCCGGCGTTTCCTGCATCATGTTTCCGCTGCCGGGGTTGCAACTGGAATGCTTGGGTTTCGAGATATGATCTCGTTGCAAGCTGAAGAACTTCGTCGACAAGGCAAATCGATGATCCTGCTCTGGATGGCGGGTGGCCCCAGTCAGATGGAGACCTTTGATCCCAAGCCGAAACATGCCAACGGCGGGGAGACTCGTGTCATCAGCACGTCGATTCCCGGAGTGCAAATTTCCGAGCACTGGCCGAGTATGGCGAAGATGATGAACGAGGTCTCTCTGATCCGTTCCATGACGAACAAGGAAGGCAATCATCAGCGAGCTACCTATCAGATGCACACCGGTTACATTCCTTCGGGCAGTGTAAAACATCCGGGCATTGGCAGCTGCATTGCTCAACAACTCGCTGACCCGGAAACCGATTTGCCGAGCGTCGTATCGATTGGACAGACGCAAGGTGCAGGATTTTTGGGGGTCGACTATGAACCGTTCAACGTCAACAGCCCGGGTGAAATGCCACTGAATCTGGCGACCTCGAAAACGGATCAACGTTTTTCGCGTCGACTGGGTCTGCTTGGGAAACTCGATGGAGAATTCGCTGCTCGTGGTGCTCAAGCAGAAGTAAGAAGCCATCAACAGCTTTACAACAAAGCCTCAAAACTTGTTCTCAGCCCACGGACAGAAACATTCGATCTCAGCAAAGAGTCTGAAGAATTGACGCGTGCTTACGGAGACTCCGATTTCGGTCGCAGTTGCCTGCTCGCTCGCAGGCTGGTCGAATCAGGAGTGACATTTGTCGAAATTCGCTCTAACGGCTGGGACACTCACCAAGATAACTTTACCGCTGTCGCCAACAAAGCGAATGAGGTTGACCCAGCGGCAGCGACTCTTCTTCAAGATTTGAAAGACCGTGGGATGCTGGACGACACACTCGTCGTCTGGACTGGCGAGTTTGGACGCTCACCAAGAGTGAACGCCCGTGGTGGGCGAGACCACTTCCCGGTTGCATTCAATTCCTGGATGGCTGGCAGCGGAGTAAAACGTGGGCAGGTGATTGGAAGCACATCCAAAGATGGGACCAGCATCGAGGATCGACCTGTTCCCGTTGCTGACTTCCTGCAATCTGTTTGCCACAGCTTGAACGTCGATGCTGACCACGAAAATATCAGTCCACTCGGCCGACCGATGAAAGTCGTCGATGGTGGTGAACTCGTCGACGAATTGTTCACTTGA
- a CDS encoding TraR/DksA family transcriptional regulator, with translation MLKKKDLEQFKGLLNVLESRLRGDVKTLSSGALGTSSTSRTPTHMADIGTETYEQDFSLRVMESDQEVLQEIKIALKRIEDGTYGICEGCEDAGKPPSKRWIPKTRLKAIPHARYCVSCAEKLERQFSY, from the coding sequence ATGCTTAAGAAGAAAGATCTGGAACAATTCAAAGGGCTTTTGAATGTTCTAGAATCTCGGCTCCGTGGTGATGTTAAAACGCTGTCCTCGGGAGCTCTCGGAACGAGCTCAACTTCTCGGACACCGACGCACATGGCTGACATTGGAACCGAAACATACGAACAAGACTTTTCTCTCCGAGTCATGGAAAGTGACCAGGAAGTTCTTCAGGAAATTAAAATCGCCCTGAAACGCATCGAAGACGGAACCTACGGGATCTGTGAGGGGTGTGAAGATGCTGGCAAGCCGCCATCCAAACGATGGATTCCTAAAACCCGGCTCAAAGCAATTCCTCACGCACGTTACTGCGTTTCTTGTGCGGAAAAACTTGAGAGACAATTCAGCTACTGA